Proteins co-encoded in one Azospirillum brasilense genomic window:
- a CDS encoding tripartite tricarboxylate transporter TctB family protein, producing MTTGRSMRAGEAVLGGGLIALGGLIAVETMLTPSVGRAVVGPALFPYLISGGLVLVGLSLLREAFAGAVAHAEGLELDLWAVALVAAGLAVQFLLLDTLGWIPSTTILFAAVSRAFGGRRLMVNLAIGLALATFTFVAFNYGLGLNLPEGSIVERLTSPDAE from the coding sequence ATGACCACCGGTCGGAGCATGCGCGCCGGAGAGGCGGTGCTGGGCGGCGGGCTGATCGCCCTGGGGGGCTTGATCGCGGTCGAGACCATGCTGACCCCGAGCGTCGGCCGGGCGGTGGTCGGCCCCGCCCTGTTTCCCTACCTGATCTCGGGCGGCCTCGTCCTGGTCGGCCTGTCGCTGCTGCGCGAGGCCTTTGCCGGTGCCGTCGCCCACGCCGAGGGGCTGGAACTGGACCTCTGGGCGGTGGCGCTGGTCGCGGCGGGGCTGGCCGTCCAGTTCCTGCTGCTGGACACGCTGGGCTGGATTCCCTCCACCACCATCCTGTTCGCCGCGGTCTCCCGCGCCTTCGGCGGCCGGCGGCTGATGGTCAACCTCGCCATCGGGCTGGCGCTCGCCACCTTCACCTTCGTGGCCTTCAATTATGGGCTCGGCCTGAACCTGCCCGAGGGCAGCATCGTCGAACGGCTCACGTCCCCCGACGCCGAGTAG
- the gcvA gene encoding transcriptional regulator GcvA, with the protein MRRLPSLNALRAFEAAARHGSFTGAAGELNVSQAAVSRMVRLLEERMGFPLFERRANALELTDRGRALQPGLTGAFDAIADSVERVAAMRDGPVLTLGVGATFAVRWLIPRLSAFHESHPDVEVRIATGGAGAPIREDWTCALLLGDGHWPGYEVEELFTADMLPVCAPALARTLRRPEDLLSATLLSVSHWADDWPHWFASAGLAPPAVKGLSFSSYAMTLQAAADGVGVALGARLYIADDLAAGRLVTPFALAVPMGRAWYLVSRPARHREPGFTAFRDWLRAAAGSSDPGKKRPPERAPAA; encoded by the coding sequence ATGCGGCGCCTGCCATCGCTGAACGCCCTGCGGGCGTTCGAGGCCGCGGCCCGCCACGGCAGCTTCACCGGGGCGGCGGGCGAGCTGAACGTCTCGCAGGCCGCGGTCAGCCGCATGGTCCGGCTGCTGGAAGAGCGGATGGGCTTCCCGCTGTTCGAGCGGCGGGCCAACGCGCTGGAGCTGACCGACCGCGGGCGGGCGCTGCAGCCCGGCCTGACCGGCGCCTTCGACGCGATCGCGGACAGCGTCGAGCGGGTCGCCGCCATGCGCGACGGACCGGTGCTGACGCTGGGAGTGGGCGCCACTTTCGCGGTGCGCTGGCTGATCCCGCGCCTGTCGGCCTTCCATGAAAGCCACCCGGACGTGGAGGTGCGCATCGCCACCGGCGGCGCCGGCGCGCCGATCCGCGAGGACTGGACCTGCGCCCTGCTGCTGGGCGACGGGCATTGGCCGGGCTACGAGGTGGAGGAACTGTTCACCGCCGATATGCTGCCGGTCTGCGCGCCGGCCCTGGCGCGGACGCTGCGCCGTCCGGAGGATCTGCTGTCGGCGACGCTGCTGTCGGTGTCGCACTGGGCGGACGACTGGCCGCACTGGTTCGCCTCGGCGGGGCTGGCGCCGCCGGCCGTGAAGGGACTGTCCTTCAGCAGCTACGCCATGACCCTGCAGGCGGCGGCGGACGGGGTGGGGGTGGCGCTGGGGGCGCGGCTCTACATCGCCGACGATCTGGCGGCGGGCCGGCTGGTCACGCCCTTCGCGCTGGCCGTGCCGATGGGGCGGGCGTGGTATCTGGTCTCGCGGCCGGCGCGGCACCGGGAGCCGGGCTTCACCGCCTTCCGGGACTGGCTGCGCGCCGCGGCCGGATCGTCGGACCCCGGAAAGAAAAGACCGCCGGAGCGTGCCCCGGCGGCCTGA
- a CDS encoding UxaA family hydrolase: protein MASLTIRLHPADNVVVAGADLPEGTPLPDTGIVARTTIPSGHKVAVQAIAVGEPVRKYNQVIGFATAPIAPGDHVHVHNIGVGDSFERDYAFGADVHPTDLVPEADRATFQGIVRPDGRVATRNYIGILTTVNCSATAARMIADQFRGDALAAYPNIDGVVALTHAYGCGMGSQGDAIDALRRTIAGYARHPNFAAVLVLGLGCEVNQIDKLVEVEGLTVGDTLQTLAIQESGGTAATVRASVERIRALLPRVNDVRRETVPASHLILALQCGGSDGYSGITANPALGHAVDLLIRNGGTAVLSETPEVYGAEHLLTRRAVSPAVGETLVERIRWWEDYTSRTGGEMNNNPSPGNKKGGLTTILEKSLGAVAKAGTTNLVEVVRYAEPITGPGLVFMDTPGYDPVSATGQVAGGANVLCFTTGRGSVFGCKPTPSLKLATNTPLYRKMPDDMDIDCGPIATGDATIEEVGRAIFQLILDTASGKKTKSEELGFGSDEFTPWQMGAVM from the coding sequence ATGGCATCGCTGACCATCCGCCTGCACCCCGCGGACAACGTCGTCGTTGCCGGCGCCGACCTGCCGGAGGGCACCCCCCTGCCCGACACCGGCATCGTCGCCCGGACCACGATCCCCTCCGGCCACAAGGTCGCGGTGCAGGCCATCGCGGTCGGCGAGCCGGTGCGCAAGTACAACCAGGTCATCGGCTTCGCGACCGCCCCCATCGCGCCGGGCGACCATGTCCACGTCCACAACATCGGCGTGGGCGACAGCTTCGAGCGCGATTACGCCTTCGGCGCCGACGTCCACCCCACCGACCTCGTCCCGGAGGCGGACCGCGCCACCTTCCAGGGCATCGTCCGTCCGGACGGGCGCGTGGCGACCCGCAACTACATCGGCATCCTGACCACGGTGAACTGCTCGGCCACCGCGGCGCGGATGATCGCCGACCAGTTCCGCGGCGACGCGCTGGCCGCCTACCCCAACATCGACGGGGTGGTCGCGCTGACCCACGCCTACGGCTGCGGCATGGGCTCGCAGGGCGACGCCATCGACGCGCTGCGCCGGACCATCGCCGGCTACGCCCGCCACCCCAACTTCGCCGCCGTGCTCGTGCTCGGCCTCGGCTGCGAGGTGAACCAGATTGACAAGCTGGTCGAGGTCGAGGGGCTGACCGTCGGCGACACCCTGCAGACGCTGGCGATCCAGGAGAGCGGCGGCACCGCCGCCACCGTACGGGCGAGCGTTGAGCGCATCCGCGCGCTGCTGCCCCGCGTCAACGACGTGAGGCGCGAGACCGTGCCGGCCAGCCACCTGATCCTGGCGCTGCAATGCGGCGGGTCGGACGGCTATTCGGGGATCACCGCCAACCCGGCGCTGGGCCACGCCGTGGACCTGCTGATCCGCAACGGCGGAACCGCGGTGCTGAGCGAGACGCCGGAGGTCTATGGCGCCGAGCATCTGCTGACCCGCCGCGCCGTCAGCCCGGCGGTCGGCGAGACGCTGGTCGAGCGCATCCGCTGGTGGGAGGACTACACCAGCCGCACCGGCGGCGAGATGAACAACAACCCGTCCCCCGGCAACAAGAAGGGCGGCCTGACCACCATCCTGGAGAAGTCGCTGGGCGCGGTCGCCAAGGCCGGCACGACCAACCTCGTCGAGGTGGTGCGCTACGCCGAGCCGATCACCGGGCCGGGCCTCGTCTTCATGGACACGCCGGGCTACGACCCGGTGTCGGCCACCGGACAGGTGGCGGGCGGCGCCAACGTGCTGTGCTTCACCACGGGCCGCGGCTCCGTCTTCGGCTGCAAGCCGACGCCGTCGCTGAAGCTCGCCACCAACACGCCGCTCTACCGCAAGATGCCCGACGACATGGACATCGACTGCGGCCCCATCGCCACCGGCGACGCCACCATCGAGGAGGTCGGACGGGCGATCTTCCAGCTCATCCTCGACACCGCGTCGGGCAAGAAGACCAAGAGCGAGGAGCTGGGCTTCGGCTCCGACGAGTTCACGCCCTGGCAGATGGGCGCCGTCATGTGA
- a CDS encoding Bug family tripartite tricarboxylate transporter substrate binding protein has protein sequence MTIRMPGAVKGVLTAAVLATAALAATPSLAEIKGLEIIAPASPGGGWDQHARTLQQVLQDQKLASGIQVVNIPGAGGTVGLAQFVTAKKRSPTILVGGQIMLGAIVTNKSAVTLDQVTPLARLTGEYTAIVVPPESPIKTFDDLIKKFKADPGSVSWGGGSAGGSDQILAGLIAKAVGVDPNKVNYVATAGGGELLASALGGHVTLGMGGYSEFAPQFQAGKLRAIAVSAPQRLPGSDTPTMKEQGVDLEFVNWRGVFAQASAKPAELKELQEAVAKAVASDEWKQAVKQRGWIDLYQPSAEFASFLKQERAQIEGTLKDIGLVK, from the coding sequence ATGACCATCCGCATGCCGGGCGCCGTGAAGGGCGTCCTGACCGCCGCCGTCCTCGCCACGGCCGCCCTCGCCGCCACCCCGTCGCTGGCCGAGATCAAGGGGCTGGAGATCATCGCCCCGGCCAGCCCCGGCGGCGGCTGGGACCAGCACGCCCGCACCCTCCAGCAGGTTCTGCAGGACCAGAAGCTGGCCTCCGGCATCCAGGTCGTGAACATCCCCGGCGCCGGCGGCACGGTCGGCCTCGCCCAGTTCGTCACCGCCAAGAAGCGCTCGCCGACGATCCTCGTCGGTGGCCAGATCATGCTGGGCGCCATCGTCACCAACAAGTCGGCGGTGACGCTCGACCAGGTGACCCCGCTGGCCCGGCTGACCGGCGAATACACCGCCATCGTCGTTCCGCCGGAGTCGCCCATCAAAACCTTCGACGACCTGATCAAGAAGTTCAAGGCGGACCCCGGCTCGGTCTCCTGGGGCGGCGGCTCGGCGGGCGGCAGCGACCAGATCCTGGCCGGCCTGATCGCCAAGGCCGTTGGCGTCGATCCCAACAAGGTCAACTACGTCGCCACCGCGGGCGGCGGCGAGCTGCTGGCCTCGGCGCTCGGCGGCCACGTCACGCTCGGCATGGGCGGTTACAGCGAGTTCGCCCCGCAGTTCCAGGCGGGCAAGCTGCGCGCCATCGCCGTCTCCGCCCCGCAGCGCCTGCCGGGCTCCGACACGCCGACCATGAAGGAGCAGGGCGTCGACCTGGAGTTCGTCAACTGGCGCGGCGTCTTCGCCCAGGCCTCCGCCAAGCCGGCCGAGCTGAAGGAACTCCAGGAGGCCGTCGCCAAGGCCGTCGCCAGCGATGAGTGGAAGCAGGCCGTGAAGCAGCGCGGCTGGATCGACCTCTACCAGCCCTCCGCCGAGTTCGCCTCCTTCCTGAAGCAGGAGCGCGCGCAGATCGAAGGCACGCTGAAGGACATCGGCCTCGTGAAGTAA
- a CDS encoding TSUP family transporter — MLTVPLTLGLGLAALVTSFLSGLFGMAGGMVLMGLLLLLLPVSSAMLLHGITQMTANGWRAWLWRRHVQWGIVAQFLLGGAVAVGVFTLIRYVPGKAESLILLGLSPFMAMAVPSHWSPNVSRRGHSTLAGLLCMGVQLIAGISGPLLDVFFVKSSLSRQSVVATKATMQVFGHLFKTVYFGSLVAASEAESLDITVTLVCIGMAVLGTNLSRRVLDAMSDAQFRSWSQRLVAVTGTVYLGQGLFLLVVR; from the coding sequence ATGCTGACGGTTCCCCTGACACTCGGACTCGGCCTTGCGGCGCTGGTGACTTCGTTCCTGTCGGGCCTGTTCGGCATGGCCGGCGGCATGGTGCTGATGGGGCTGCTGCTGCTGCTGCTGCCGGTATCCTCCGCCATGCTGCTGCACGGGATCACGCAGATGACCGCCAACGGCTGGCGGGCGTGGCTGTGGCGGCGGCACGTGCAATGGGGGATCGTGGCGCAGTTTCTGTTGGGCGGGGCGGTGGCGGTTGGCGTCTTCACCCTGATCCGCTACGTGCCCGGCAAGGCGGAATCGCTGATCCTGCTGGGGCTGTCACCCTTCATGGCGATGGCGGTTCCGTCGCACTGGTCGCCGAACGTGTCGCGGCGCGGCCACAGCACGCTGGCCGGCCTGCTGTGCATGGGCGTGCAGTTGATCGCCGGAATCTCCGGGCCGCTGCTCGACGTCTTCTTCGTGAAGTCCAGCCTGTCGCGGCAGAGCGTCGTCGCGACCAAGGCGACGATGCAGGTCTTCGGCCACCTGTTCAAGACGGTCTATTTCGGCTCCCTCGTCGCGGCGTCGGAGGCGGAGTCTCTGGACATCACGGTGACCCTTGTCTGCATCGGCATGGCCGTTTTGGGGACGAACCTGTCGCGCCGCGTGCTCGACGCCATGAGCGACGCCCAGTTCCGCAGTTGGAGCCAGCGTCTGGTCGCCGTGACCGGCACCGTCTATCTCGGCCAGGGGCTGTTCCTGCTGGTGGTGCGGTAG
- a CDS encoding GntR family transcriptional regulator — translation MKKAAQISTADSGQDEGVRTRTRRRTAAAVARPAQRGTTVAATIYRDLRNEIVSLRRKPGEPVAEKVIAQDYGVSRTPVREAVLRLADEGLIEIFPQSGTFVSRIPLGALPEAIAIRKALEEATVRYAAKRATRSQIAKLRANLELQREMEAAQNFEGFHQADETFHALLAETAGYPGFWSLTQQVKVQVDRYRLLTLPVLGRVPDVIAEHSVIIEAIANNDPEAAAKAIDLHLDYLQVTIADAQKANPLYFTAPSEDEAEPV, via the coding sequence TTGAAAAAGGCGGCGCAGATATCGACGGCGGATTCCGGACAGGACGAGGGCGTCAGGACGCGGACCCGGCGCCGCACGGCGGCGGCGGTCGCCCGCCCGGCCCAGCGCGGCACCACCGTGGCCGCGACGATCTACCGCGACCTGCGCAACGAGATCGTCTCGCTCCGCCGCAAGCCGGGCGAGCCGGTCGCGGAGAAGGTGATCGCCCAGGATTACGGCGTCAGCCGCACCCCGGTGCGCGAGGCCGTGCTGCGTCTGGCGGACGAGGGGCTGATCGAGATCTTCCCGCAGTCCGGCACCTTCGTCTCCCGCATCCCGCTGGGCGCCCTGCCGGAAGCCATCGCCATCCGCAAGGCGCTGGAGGAGGCGACCGTCCGCTACGCCGCCAAGCGCGCCACCCGCAGCCAGATCGCCAAGCTGCGCGCCAACCTGGAACTCCAGCGCGAGATGGAGGCCGCCCAGAATTTCGAAGGCTTCCATCAGGCCGACGAGACCTTCCACGCGTTGCTGGCGGAGACCGCCGGCTATCCGGGATTCTGGAGCCTGACGCAGCAGGTGAAGGTGCAGGTGGACCGCTACCGCCTGCTGACCCTGCCGGTGCTGGGCCGGGTGCCGGACGTGATCGCCGAGCATTCGGTCATCATCGAGGCCATCGCCAACAACGACCCGGAGGCTGCGGCCAAGGCCATCGACCTGCATCTGGACTATCTCCAGGTCACCATCGCCGACGCGCAGAAGGCCAACCCGCTCTATTTCACCGCCCCCTCGGAAGACGAGGCCGAGCCGGTCTGA
- the uxaC gene encoding glucuronate isomerase encodes MLHPDRLFPSDPTQRDIARRLYAEVGHLPIISPHGHTDPSWFAKNEAFPNPASLFVVPDHYAFRMLYSQGVTLESLGVPRKDGGAVESDPRKIWRLLAQNWHLFRGTPTRMWLDHAFETVFGVTERLSGASADRIFDQIDACLQKPEFLPRALFERFNIELLATTESPLDTLEHHRAIRESGWKGRVITAFRPDPVVDPEFEGFQANVETLGALSGENTGTWAGYLAALRNRRQYFKEVGGATSTDHGHATATTADLSDADAERLFEKALRGTITAAEAEIFRGQMLTEMAKMSLDDGLVMQIHPGSFRNHNPGVFERFGRDKGADIPTGTEYVRALKPLLDRVGNERDLTIILFTLDETSYARELAPLAGHYPALRVGPAWWFHDSPEGMRRYREMITETAGFYNTVGFNDDTRAFCSIPARHDVARRVDCAFLARLVAEHRLEEDEAAELAVDLAYTLAKKAYKL; translated from the coding sequence ATGCTCCACCCCGACCGCCTCTTCCCCAGCGATCCCACGCAGCGCGACATCGCGCGCCGGCTGTACGCGGAGGTGGGCCACCTGCCGATCATCAGCCCGCACGGCCACACGGACCCGTCCTGGTTCGCCAAGAACGAGGCGTTCCCGAACCCGGCGTCGCTGTTCGTGGTGCCCGACCATTACGCCTTCCGCATGCTCTACAGCCAGGGCGTGACGTTGGAAAGCCTGGGCGTGCCGCGCAAGGACGGCGGGGCGGTGGAGAGCGATCCGCGCAAGATCTGGCGCCTGCTCGCCCAGAACTGGCACCTGTTCCGCGGCACCCCGACGCGCATGTGGCTCGACCACGCCTTCGAGACGGTGTTCGGCGTGACGGAGCGGCTGAGCGGGGCCAGCGCCGACCGCATCTTCGACCAGATCGACGCCTGCCTGCAGAAGCCGGAATTCCTGCCGCGCGCCCTGTTCGAGCGCTTCAACATCGAGCTGCTGGCGACCACCGAGTCGCCGCTCGACACGCTGGAGCATCACCGCGCCATCCGCGAGAGCGGCTGGAAGGGCCGCGTCATCACCGCCTTCCGCCCCGACCCGGTCGTCGATCCGGAGTTCGAGGGCTTCCAGGCCAACGTCGAGACTCTGGGCGCGCTGTCCGGTGAGAACACCGGGACCTGGGCCGGCTACCTCGCCGCCCTGCGCAACCGCCGCCAGTATTTCAAGGAGGTCGGCGGCGCCACCTCGACCGACCACGGCCACGCCACGGCGACCACCGCCGACCTGTCGGACGCCGACGCCGAGCGGCTGTTCGAAAAGGCGCTGCGCGGCACCATCACGGCGGCCGAGGCGGAGATCTTCCGCGGCCAGATGCTGACCGAGATGGCCAAGATGAGCCTGGACGACGGTCTGGTCATGCAGATCCATCCGGGCAGCTTCCGCAACCACAACCCGGGCGTCTTCGAGCGCTTCGGCCGCGACAAGGGCGCCGACATCCCGACCGGCACCGAGTATGTGCGGGCGCTGAAGCCGCTGCTCGACCGCGTCGGCAACGAGCGCGACCTGACCATCATCCTGTTCACGCTCGACGAGACCAGCTACGCCCGCGAACTGGCGCCGCTGGCCGGCCATTACCCGGCGCTGCGCGTCGGCCCGGCCTGGTGGTTCCACGACAGCCCCGAGGGCATGCGCCGCTACCGCGAGATGATCACGGAGACGGCCGGCTTCTACAACACGGTCGGCTTCAACGACGACACCCGCGCCTTCTGCTCGATCCCGGCCCGGCACGACGTGGCCCGCCGCGTCGACTGCGCCTTCCTGGCCCGCCTCGTCGCCGAGCACCGGCTGGAGGAGGACGAGGCCGCGGAGCTGGCGGTGGACCTCGCCTACACCCTCGCCAAGAAGGCCTACAAGCTCTGA
- a CDS encoding Bug family tripartite tricarboxylate transporter substrate binding protein, producing the protein MSLGNPAKGMLAAAVLAASALFAAPASAEIKNLEIIAPANAGGGYDQHARAMQQVLQDHKLASSVQVVNIPGAGGTIGLSQFVTAKKRNPGLMISGLGMIGAILINKSPVSLDQVTPLARLTGEYQPIVVAADSPLKTLDDLVKKFKADPGSVSWGGFAVGSPDHILYGLLVKAIGGDVSKMNYIAAGAGGEMMASVLGGHITVATGGYNEMASQLQAGKLRALAISSPQRLPGIDVPTFKEQGVDVELVNWRAVMAPGNLKASEKQVLDDAVGAMVRTDEWKRIAEERGWIDLYLPSDQFAAFVKDERTRIEGVLTELGLVK; encoded by the coding sequence ATGAGCCTCGGCAACCCCGCCAAGGGGATGCTGGCGGCGGCCGTGCTGGCCGCTTCCGCCCTGTTCGCCGCCCCCGCGTCCGCGGAGATCAAGAATCTGGAAATCATCGCCCCCGCCAACGCCGGCGGCGGCTATGACCAGCACGCGCGCGCCATGCAGCAGGTCCTCCAGGACCACAAGCTGGCCTCCAGCGTCCAGGTGGTCAACATTCCGGGAGCCGGCGGCACCATCGGCCTCAGCCAGTTCGTCACCGCCAAGAAGCGCAACCCCGGCCTGATGATCTCCGGCCTCGGCATGATCGGGGCGATCCTGATCAACAAGTCGCCGGTGTCGCTCGATCAGGTGACCCCGCTGGCCCGCCTGACCGGCGAGTACCAGCCCATCGTGGTGGCCGCGGATTCGCCGCTGAAGACGCTCGACGACCTCGTGAAGAAGTTCAAGGCCGACCCTGGCTCCGTCTCCTGGGGCGGCTTCGCCGTCGGCAGCCCCGACCACATCCTCTACGGCCTGCTTGTCAAGGCGATCGGCGGCGATGTCTCCAAGATGAACTACATCGCCGCCGGCGCTGGCGGCGAGATGATGGCCTCGGTGCTCGGCGGCCACATCACCGTGGCGACCGGCGGCTACAACGAGATGGCTTCGCAGCTCCAGGCCGGAAAGCTGCGCGCGCTGGCGATCTCCTCCCCGCAGCGCCTTCCCGGCATCGACGTCCCGACCTTCAAGGAGCAGGGCGTGGATGTCGAGCTGGTGAACTGGCGCGCCGTGATGGCGCCGGGCAACCTGAAGGCGTCGGAGAAGCAGGTGCTGGACGACGCGGTCGGCGCCATGGTCCGCACCGACGAGTGGAAGCGCATCGCCGAGGAGCGCGGCTGGATCGACCTCTACCTGCCGTCCGACCAGTTCGCCGCCTTCGTGAAGGACGAGCGGACGCGGATCGAAGGCGTCCTGACGGAACTCGGCCTCGTCAAGTGA
- a CDS encoding ATP-binding response regulator, with the protein MRSSQGSNDNKDAEVLRHPVGAQEQSREPTLARTPDAQEHALPPTEPRQQDADLRLRLARAEAEARDLRAALERADRHMSAARQDEAHLVAELKTSYKQLQVLADELTRSNADLERRVAERTVELEEANAALRIRKQQLSLAQRSAGAGTWDWNVAANHVTWSPECYDLMGLDRDGDRPLPPHRLLSIVLPEDLPALQRMLEITRDQAEDEFRVEFRISHPHRGVRWIASLGRVVERDPTGRPARVTGLALDLTERKAIEESLRRARDAAESASRAKTSFLAAVSHDLRQPIQAAALYAHVLRGSIGSDPAAVEVLDLLKVSIENLNGMLSGLLDLSRLEAGAVDVAIADVAPGELMTRLCAEFRSMAEEANIDLRFVPTSLAVTTDPHLLERVLRNLLSNAVSHGAPDGAGKTRGRVLLGCRRRAGSVEFQVCDNGPGIPPEARGAIFEEFRQLKNPERNAARGFGLGLSIVARIARLLGLEVSVRSVVGRGSVFAVAVPLARTRVVVRPPAPVALDAAVLAMLKGCTVLLVEDDERIRRSLTMTLTRWGVRVVAVASVEELTTRLPRLRTRPHVLLTDYRLPGGSTGRNVVDLVRRRWDVPGVIITGDTAPERLREARSIGCRLLHKPVEPAELVQALGEVIHRA; encoded by the coding sequence ATGCGGTCGTCTCAGGGCAGCAACGACAACAAAGATGCCGAAGTCCTGCGTCACCCCGTCGGGGCGCAGGAGCAGAGCCGCGAACCGACCCTGGCCCGTACCCCGGACGCCCAGGAGCACGCCCTTCCCCCGACCGAGCCGCGCCAACAGGACGCTGATCTGCGGCTCCGCCTCGCGCGTGCCGAGGCGGAGGCTCGGGATCTGCGCGCCGCGCTCGAGCGGGCCGACCGCCATATGTCCGCAGCCCGACAGGACGAAGCCCACCTCGTCGCGGAACTCAAGACCTCCTACAAGCAGCTTCAGGTCCTTGCCGACGAGCTGACCCGCAGCAACGCCGACCTGGAGAGGCGGGTCGCGGAACGCACCGTCGAGCTGGAGGAGGCGAACGCGGCCCTGCGCATCCGCAAGCAGCAATTGAGCCTCGCGCAACGAAGCGCCGGCGCCGGCACCTGGGATTGGAACGTGGCGGCGAACCACGTCACGTGGTCGCCCGAGTGCTACGACCTCATGGGCCTCGACCGGGACGGCGACCGCCCGCTGCCGCCGCACCGCCTGCTGTCCATCGTGCTGCCGGAGGATCTCCCGGCGTTGCAGCGGATGCTCGAGATCACCCGCGATCAGGCCGAGGACGAGTTCCGCGTCGAGTTCCGCATCAGCCACCCGCACCGGGGCGTGCGCTGGATCGCCAGCCTCGGCCGCGTGGTGGAGCGCGACCCGACCGGGCGGCCGGCCCGCGTCACCGGGCTCGCCCTCGACCTCACCGAGCGCAAGGCGATCGAGGAGAGCCTGCGCCGCGCCAGGGACGCCGCGGAGAGCGCCAGCCGGGCGAAGACCAGCTTCCTCGCCGCCGTCAGCCACGATTTGCGGCAACCGATCCAGGCCGCCGCGCTCTACGCCCACGTGCTACGCGGGTCTATCGGCTCCGACCCCGCTGCGGTCGAGGTGCTGGACCTGCTGAAGGTATCCATTGAGAACCTGAACGGCATGCTGAGCGGCCTGCTCGACCTGTCGCGGCTGGAGGCTGGGGCGGTGGACGTCGCCATCGCCGACGTCGCGCCGGGCGAGCTGATGACCCGCCTCTGCGCCGAATTCCGCAGCATGGCGGAGGAGGCCAACATCGATCTTCGCTTCGTGCCCACCTCCCTCGCCGTCACCACCGACCCGCACCTGCTGGAGCGTGTACTGCGCAATCTCCTCTCCAACGCGGTCTCCCACGGCGCGCCCGACGGCGCCGGAAAGACCCGCGGGCGGGTGCTGCTCGGTTGCCGGCGCCGCGCCGGCTCGGTCGAGTTCCAGGTGTGCGACAACGGCCCGGGCATCCCGCCCGAGGCGCGCGGTGCCATCTTCGAGGAGTTCCGCCAGCTCAAGAACCCCGAGCGCAACGCGGCCCGCGGCTTCGGCCTCGGCCTCTCCATCGTCGCGCGCATCGCGCGGCTGCTGGGGCTGGAGGTGTCAGTGCGCTCCGTGGTCGGACGCGGCTCCGTCTTCGCCGTCGCGGTGCCGCTCGCCCGGACGCGCGTGGTGGTGCGCCCGCCGGCGCCGGTGGCCCTCGACGCCGCCGTCCTGGCGATGCTGAAGGGGTGTACGGTGCTGCTGGTCGAGGACGACGAGCGCATCCGCCGCAGCCTGACCATGACGCTGACGCGCTGGGGCGTGCGGGTCGTCGCCGTCGCCTCCGTCGAGGAACTGACCACGCGCCTGCCCCGCCTGCGTACCCGCCCGCACGTGCTGCTGACCGACTACCGCCTGCCGGGCGGCAGCACGGGGCGAAACGTGGTGGATCTGGTGCGCCGCCGCTGGGACGTGCCGGGCGTCATCATCACCGGCGACACCGCGCCGGAGCGCCTGCGCGAGGCCAGGTCCATTGGCTGCCGCCTGCTGCACAAGCCGGTCGAGCCGGCGGAACTGGTGCAGGCGCTGGGCGAGGTGATCCACCGGGCGTGA
- a CDS encoding methylglyoxal synthase — translation MDRKRIALVAHDARKPDLIGWLGANIHALEGNVFWSTGTTGRLVREAHPQLDITSLKSGPLGGDQQIGAMIAEGRIDLLVFFVDPMTAQPHDVDVKALTRLATLYNIPMACNEATADMVISSPLFTSGYRPRAVDFAAHNSRSL, via the coding sequence GTGGACCGCAAACGCATCGCCCTCGTCGCCCACGACGCCCGCAAGCCGGATCTGATCGGCTGGCTCGGTGCCAACATCCACGCGCTGGAGGGCAACGTCTTCTGGTCCACCGGCACCACCGGCCGATTGGTCCGGGAGGCCCACCCCCAGTTGGACATCACCTCGCTGAAGAGCGGTCCGCTGGGCGGCGACCAACAGATCGGCGCGATGATCGCGGAGGGCCGGATCGACCTGCTCGTCTTCTTCGTGGACCCGATGACCGCCCAGCCCCACGACGTGGACGTGAAGGCGCTGACCCGCCTCGCCACGCTCTACAACATCCCGATGGCCTGCAACGAGGCGACCGCCGACATGGTGATCTCCTCCCCCCTCTTCACCAGCGGCTACCGCCCGCGGGCCGTGGACTTCGCCGCCCACAATTCGCGCAGCCTCTGA